The genome window ACTATTGGGCTCAGGTATTTGTCCCAGTCGGTAAGTAAATGTGTGAACTTATCTATACCTGCCACTATAGGCACTATAGCGTAAGTATACTTTAAAAGCGACCATACTGTATGCAGGCGGTCAGTTGAAATACTTGTTGCTGTATTCATGGCTTTATCCTCCATTTTAATTAATGATTTTTGTAGTTAGATGCTTCACTCAAAAATCCGTTACAAAAAGTGTAACCCTCTGATAAGAAACTCATCCAATTATAAAAAAGCCATGCAAGCACTACATTATAGTATACCATTAGATAGGCAGCTACCGGATGCAGAAGTGATAACAAAAGTATTGGCGGGAGAGAAAGAGTTGTATGAACTCCTGATGCGCCGGCACAACCAGAAGCTTTATCGTGTGATCAGGAGCTACCTGAAAAATGAACGGGAAGTGGAAGATGCCATGCAGGATACTTACCTAAAAGCTTACGAAAAACTTTACCAGTTCAGGCAGGACTCCCAGTTCTCGACATGGTTGATTCGGATAGGTATAAATGCGGCACTGGGCAAATTACGGAAGTATAAACAATTAGCCGAAGCTCCCTCCGACCTGATTGACTACGATGTACTCCCCTCTTCAGAAACCTTACCTATGGACCCTGAAAATATAATCATCAGAAACGAAGCAAAACTATTACTGGAGAAAGCCATAGATGCCATACCAGAAAAGTATAGAATTGTATATACGCTCCGGGAGTTGGAAGACTTGAGTGTGCAGGAAGTAATGAATTGCCTGGAGCTCTCTGAAAGCAATGTAAAGATTCGCCTGCACCGTGCCAAAGCTTTGTTAAAAGACAATCTGTATAAACTTACACAGGATAAGCAGGTATTTGAATTTGGAAATAAACGTTGCGACGCACTCGTGCACCAGGTATTGAAGGCACTGCCGTAAACTCTTCCTTTATAGTTGCTCCACATCATTCCCGGACCTGCTACAGGTAGTATTACAACTATAGCTTTACGGCCTAATTAGTCTTGTTTAAACTGTAACTATAACCGGGAACAGCGGCCCTAAAATATGTTGCGCATGCATAACATATTAAATAAAAGCATAAAGCACAACTTAAAATCATACCTTTTTTCAGGACAAATCAGGTAGAATAACTAACTTTGTTTGCAGAACATAGTTTTCCGCTATACTTTTATCGTTTCATTTAAGTACAACACGATTCAGAATACTATATGGCAACTACAGCTGATATAAAAAATGGCGTTGTGATCGAGTACAACAACGACCTTTACCAGGTAATAGATTTCCAGCACGTAAAGCCAGGCAAAGGCCCTGCATTCGTAAGAACAAAACTACGCAATGTAAGATCGGGCAAAGTGGTGGATAACACGTTCTCAGCTGGTCATAAAATTACAACTGCCCGTGTAGAGCAGCGCCCGCACCAGTTCATTTACAAAGATGACATGGGCTACAACTTTATGGACATGAACACTTTTGAGCAGGTAACCCTGAACGAAGCCATGGTTCCATTTGCCGACCTGATGAAAGAAGGACAGGAAGTAACTATACTTTTCCACGCTGAAACGGAAACGCCGCTTACCTGCGAGATCCCTCCTTTTGTAGAGCTTACTATTACGTATACTGAGCCAGGCATTAAAGGCGATACAGCAACAAATGCATCAAAACCAGCCATTGTAGAGACAGGTGCAACTATACAGGTGCCTCTTTTCATTGGTCAGGACGAAAAAATAAAAGTAGACACTCGTACTTATTCTTACGCAGAAAGAGTAAAATAACACATGAAAGCTAAAGAAATCCAGGACCTTATCGACTTCATCGCCAAATCCGGCCTGAACAAAGTCAACATCGAGACAGAAGAATTCAAGATATCGGTACAGCGCGAGCCAAACCAGAAGGTAAAGTATGTTAGCGAGCCGGCACACCATGCTGCTCCTGCTGCTGCACCAGCTCAGATGGCTGCTCCACAGGCTGCTCCTGCTCCATCGGCACCTGCTGCTCCTGCTGCTGCACCAGCTTCAGAAGAAAGCAAGTATGTAGCTATCAAAGCGCCGATGATCGGTACATTCTACCGTGCATCAAGCCCGGAAGCTCCGATTTTTGTTAACGTTGGCGACGAAGTGAAAAAAGGACAGGTGATCTGTATTATCGAAGCCATGAAGCTGTTCAACGAGATCGAGTCTGAAGTATCAGGTAAGATCGTGAAGGTGCTGGTAGATAACGCCACTCCTGTTGAGTACGATCAGCCGCTGTTCCTGGTAGATCCTAGCTAATAGTTCAAATTTGAAAATTTGGAAATGAGAAAATTTGGAGATGGAGATGGTGTGAAAAACGTCTCCATTTTCATTGTTCATAATTTTCAAATCTACAAATCTTCAAATCTTCTAATCTGACATTATGTTTAAGAAAATATTAATTGCCAACCGTGGCGAGATTGCGCTGCGTATCATCCGTACGTGCAAAGAGATGGGTATTAAAACGGTGGCCGTATACTCAACCGCTGACAAGGAAAGCCTGCACGTGCGCTTTGCTGACGAAGCTGTTTGTATCGGTCCGGCTCCAAGCTCACAATCTTACCTGAACATACCGCACATTATTGCAGCTGCCGAAATTACGAACGCAGATGCCATACACCCGGGTTATGGTTTCCTGTCTGAGAATGCTGAATTCTCCCGTATTTGTGCTGAAAACAATATCAAGTTTATAGGTGCTTCGCCAGAGATGATCAACCAGATGGGTGATAAAGCCTCTGCAAAAGACACCATGAAAAAGGCTGGTGTACCTACTATACCTGGTTCTGATGGTTTATTAAAGAATGTAGAAGAAGGTATAAAGCTTGCCAAAAAGATCAAATATCCGGTTATCATCAAAGCTACAGCTGGTGGTGGTGGTCGTGGTATGCGTATCATCAAAGAAGAATCTGAATTCGAGAAAATGTGGAATGATGCCCGTACAGAAGCTGCTGCAGCTTTTGGTAACGATGGCATTTACCTGGAGAAGTTCATTGAAGAGCCGCGCCACATCGAGATTCAGCTGATAGGTGACCAGCATGGTAATGTAGCTCACCTTTCAGAGCGTGACTGCTCTATCCAGCGTCGTCACCAGAAACTGGTGGAAGAAACCCCTTCTCCGTTTATCACTGACAAACTTCGCGAAGAAATGGGCCAGGCTGCTATTGCCGGTGCCAAAGCCATTAACTACGAAGGTGTTGGAACAATAGAATTCCTGGTAGACAAGAACCGCGATTTCTATTTCATGGAGATGAACACACGTATACAGGTGGAGCACCCGATTACAGAGGAAGTTATTGATTACGACCTGATTAAGGAGCAGATTAAGGTTGCTGCCGGTGAGAAGATCACAGGTAAGAACTACTATCCTAAAATGCATGCTATTGAGTGCCGTATTAATGCTGAGGATCCAAAGAACGGTTTCCGTCCGAGCCCGGGTAGAATTACCAACCTGCACGTACCAGGTGGCCACGGTGTTCGCGTAGACTCTCACGTATACTCAGGTTACTCTATCCCGGCTAACTACGACTCTATGATCGCTAAATTGATCGTAAGTGCTCAGACCCGTGAAGAAGCCCTTGTTAAAATGAAGCGTGCCCTGAGCGAATTCGTGATTGAAGGTATTAAAACAACAGTACCTTTCCACCTGAAGCTAATGGATGACGAAGGTTTTAAAGCAGGTAACTTTACAACTGCTTACCTGGAAAGCTTCGACTTCAGTAAAATCGACTAAGTTAAAAGAACTTATACTTAAAAAGCCGGTGCATCAGTACCGGCTTTTTTGTTAGACGAAAGTTTATTTAACATAATTAGCAAACTTCAAAAATTACTTGTTCCGGTTTATAGTTTTCCCTTTTCTACATTAACTAAATATAGTTTATGCTATATTTGAGATTATATTTCCAAGCTATACTTAAACAAATGAAAAACCTTCTACTCCAATTTGCCCTTATACTTATTGTATTCCTTAGTCTTACTTCCTGTAGCAAAGATGAGCCAACTCCTGACTATGAAAAATTACTGACTGCCCATACTTGGGTTAAAGGAAATATCAGAGCAGAGAGTGACAGCAAAGAAGCACTAGAATTCTTTGATGGTTACTTAATGTTGCACGATGATTATAAAATCACTTTTAATGAAGATGGCACTTATGAAGTAAATGGTGGCAAAGGTACTTGGGAATTGTCCGCTGATAAAAAGAAAATAATGTTTGACCAAGCATCCTGGAGTAAATCATATTTTCCTATACATGAGTTAAAAGCAAACTCGTTAAAAGTAAGCTGGATCTCCCGTTTTGCAGGCGCAGAAGGAGCTGTTTATGAAGCCAATATTTATTTGGATTTGGTACCTCAGGAGTAATGTTAGCCTAATCGTAAAGCATAAAAAAGGGAAGCAAGTATAAGTTTGCTTCCCTCTTTATTTTAATACTTTTATAGTTTATACCTTCTCCGGTTCCTCTTCCATCAGCTGTGTTAACTCATTATACCAGCCTTCCCCATACTTTCTGATTAGCGGCTCTTTCAGGAATTGGTAAACTTTTACACCTAAGTCCTGACCAAAATTACAGGCGGCAGCGCAAATGCTCCAGCGATCATAATTCAGGGCTTCAAAATCATCGTACTTGGTAATCCGAATCGGGTATAAATGACAGGAGATTGGTTTTTTCCAGCTGATCTTGCCATCATAGTAAGCCTGCTCAATGGCACATTTTAGTATTCCTTTTTCATCGTAAAGGGCATAAGCACACTCCCGGTTTTCTATAGTTGGGGTAGAAAAATCGCCTTCAAAATCGGTAATATATAAGCCTTGTTCTTCCACAGCCAGCTTGCCGGCACCGGTCATGTAAGGTTTAATGTGCTCGTAATTTTCAGCAAGTATAGCCAGTTCACTTTCCTCTAATGGGGCGCCAAGGTCACCTTCAACACAGCAGGCACCTTTACATTTCTCAAGGTTACAAACAAAAAAATTATCGCGGATGTCGTCGCTGATGACGGTTTTCTGAAGGACTATCATAGTAATCTAAATGCAAGTATAGCAGTGTAAAAGTTATAGTTACTGCCTGTTTAAGAGAGACAAAGGTAATGAGAAAATAGTTTAGAAGGTGTTTATGTTATACTTCTCAATAGGTTTATGAAGTATAGCCGTTAAAAAAGGAGTACATGTTTCAACACATACTCCTTCAAAATTAAGGATCTAACTTTTATACTTGCTAATTCTTCCTCTGCGGTGAGCCAGCTGCCATTAGGATGTTCGTTACATTCTCCTGCTTGGTATAATCAATGGCAGCTTTACCGGATTGATCAAGCAATTTAGGATCTGCGCCAGCTTGTACCAGCGCAAGTATAATTTCAAAATTAGCGTTCAGTTCGCAGGCCAGCATTAATGGTGTTTTACCCTCATTGTTCTGCAGGTTTGGGTTAGCTCCGGAAGCCAGTAATTTTTCCAGCTCCATAATACCAATATGCTGCCCGTTGGTAGATTGCAGAGCTGCGGTAAGTGCTGTGTTGCCTTCTTTATCCTTCAGGTTAAGATCTGCTTTATACTTTAACAAGGTATCTAATAACTGTACCTGCTCCTGTTCAAATAACTGCGAATTACTAATCCGGGCACCTGCAACGGTATAGTGCAAAGCTGTTCTGCCGTCTGCGTCCTGTGCATTCACATCAGCACCATTTTTCAGGAGTTTGCCAATCATGGCCGGACGTACTTCCGGTTCGTAGATCACACCGAACTCTTCCAGTAAAAGCGGGATATATAACGTATGCATTAAAGGTGTACGCTTGCCCAATTCTTCTGCCTCATAATCATCAGGTACAGCCAGTGTATTTGCATCTGCCTTGTTTTTAAGTGCACGCTCCAACATTTCCGGGTTACGGGTAATAGATGCGATCACCAGTTTCTGATCAGGAGTCTGGTTCATGTAACGTAGCTGCTCGTAGGCACTTACACTACCTTTTGAGATAGCCTGTCGGTACAGTTTGCGGGCTTCGCCCAGGTTAGGCTCTCCTATAGTTCCTTCTTCGTATAGTAAACCCAAAGTATAAAGTGCTTCGCGGTCGCCGGCAGCAACCCCTTTTTTGAGCCAGAAAAGCGCTTTCTCATTGTTCTTCTCCACTCCTTCCCCATCCAGGTATAAGTTTGCCAGGTAAGTATAAGCTACAACATCGCCTTTATTGGCAGCACGGTTCAGGTAGTTAAAAGCATAACCAAGATCCTTCATCTCGCCGTAGCCGGTATAGTACATACTGCCTAGCATACGGTTACTGAACGCATCGCCTTCTACAGCTTTCTCCCGGATAACCACAGCTGCCGTGCGCATCTTCTGCAAAAAGTTCTGCTTGTCTTCTTCAGATTTAAGGATCATCAGCTCAGCCATACCTAACTGGCCCAGCGGACTGTTTTCTTCTATGGCACGTTCGTAGTAGTAGCTAGCTGAATCGGTGTTGGCAGAAAAGAACTTGGTACGGTTCTGTAATTCTGCCAGCGTATCTATCTGCACCGTGTCATACTTCAGCTCACGGTACTGGTGCATGCGGCCCAGAAAGTATAAAGCCTCCGGTTCGCCTTGTGCTGCTGCTTCCTTAAACTTTGCATGTGCCTCCTTATACTTCAGCGAAGTATAAAATGCCATCGCTTCCTGCATTGCCGGAGTGCGCCAGATTAATTTCTCAGGAGCCTTCTCTACAGGTTTAGCAGTTACAGGTGCTGTTTTGGTTGTAGTTGTTTTCTTTTTAGTTGTTGCCGATTTGGTAGTGGCTGTTTTCTTTACAGGTGCTTTGCCACTCTTTTGTGTCGATTTACTTTGTGCAGGGCTTAACTGCGCGCTAAAAACGAACAGGGCAAGCAGCAATAGTTTTTTCATGGCAGATATCGTAGGGCGGTATTTTTGATAGATCATCAGTAAAAATTCTTCTTTTGCAGAAGCTTGTTATGAAGCAAAAGTAGCCATAACCTGCTTCTAATTCAAACGGGCAAGTATAGCCTGTGTTCTGATTGCAATTTCCGGGCCTGTTTAATTGGCCTGTTATAAAACGCTTTTGAGGTTGCTATTGTTCATATGGTAACAGTTGCAGGTATAGCAGCACCAATTTGCAAAGGCAATTCAGAAAACGGATTTGTATTCGTAAATTGCATAGTTTTTAAAGACGCACGCTGAAGAGAAGAAATGGATTATATCAGTTTATTGAACGAGTCGCAACGCAAGGCGGTACTTCACACCGAAGGCCCGGCCATGATCATTGCGGGTGCCGGCTCAGGCAAAACAAGAGTACTTACCTATCGGATTGCTCACCTTATAAGTTTAGGTATCGATCCCTTTAATATACTAGCGCTTACCTTTACCAACAAGGCGGCCAAAGAAATGCGTCACCGTATCGAGAAAGTGATTGGCAACGAAGCCAAGAACATCTGGATGGGTACATTTCACTCGGTTTTCTCTCGTATACTTCGCGCTGAGGCCGACAAAATTGGCTACCCGAAAAGCTTTACCATTTACGATACCGATGACTCCAAAACGCTCATTCGCAATATTGTGAAAGAGATGAACCTGGACGACAAACTATACAAGCCGAACGTGGTGCTGGGCCGTATCTCGTCTGCCAAAAACAAATTGATTTCGCATAAGCAGTACATGAGCGACCCGGTGATACAAGCCGACGACGAAGCTGCTATGCGTCCTAAAATCGGTAAGATATACGAGCAGTACCAGAACCGTTGCTTTAAGGCTGGTGCCATGGACTTCGACGACCTGCTGTTCCAGACCAACGTGCTTTTCCGCGACCACCCCGATGCGCTGAACAAATACCAGAACATCTTTAAGTTTGTGATGGTGGATGAGTACCAGGATACAAACTACTCGCAGTACCTGATCACGCGAAAACTGGCTGCCCAAAACAGAAATATTGTGGTGGTGGGTGATGATGCCCAGTCTATTTATGCGTTCCGTGGCGCCGATATCCAGAACATATTAAACTTTGAGCGCGACTACCCGGAACTGGAAGTATTTAAGCTGGAGCAGAACTATAGATCAACCAAAAACATTGTGCATGCGGCCAACTCAGTTATTAAAAATAACACGGCACAGCTACGCAAAGATGTTTTCACTGATAACGAGCAGGGCCCGCTGATTGAAGTAATAAAGGCCAACTCTGATAACGAAGAAGGCAAACTGGTGGCTACAACCATTTTCGAAGAGAAGATGAACAACCACCTCTCCTACGACGATTTTGCTATACTTTACCGTACCAATGCGCAGTCCAGGGCCATGGAAGAAGCGTTGCGTCGCATGAACATCAAGTATAAAATCGTGGGTGGCTTGTCGTTCTATCAGCGTAAGGAAATTAAAGACCTGATTGCCTACCTGCGCCTGACGGTTAACCCGAACGATGAACAGGCGCTACGTCGCGTTATAAACTACCCGAAACGTGGTATTGGTGAAACTACGGAGTCGAAGCTTTTTGTGACGGCTGACGAAATAAACCATAGCGTTTGGGAAGTGGTACAAAATGCAACAGAGTTCTTAGGTAACCGTGTAGGTACTGCCATCGAGAACTTCTCACTCATGATTCGCGAATTTGCGATTATGGCCGAGCAGAACGATGCCTTTGAAGTTGCTAAGCACGTAGCCAAGCGCTCAGGTATAGTAGATGATCTGTACCAGGACAAGACCGTGGAAGGCCTTGCCCGATACGAGAACATCCAGGAATTGCTGAACGGTATTAAGGAATATGTAGATGACCCGGAGAAGGAAGATAAAAGTCTATCCGCGTTCCTGCAGGACATTGCCCTTATTACCGACGCTGATACCAAAGCAGACGATATTGGTGAGCATGTAACGCTTATGACCATTCACTCGGCCAAAGGTCTGGAGTTTAAGAACGTATTTATAGTTGGTATGGAAGAGAACCTTTTCCCGAGCCAGATGATGCTGAACTCCCGCGCCGATTTGGAAGAAGAACGCCGCCTGTTTTATGTGGCCATTACCCGTGCCGAAAAGAAATTATACTTAACGTACGCTACCAGCCGCTACCAGTGGGGTAACCTACGCGCCTGCGAAAAGAGCCGTTTCCTGGATGAGATCGATCCGAAGTACCTGAACTTTAAGTATGGCGATACAGGCAACGTAGCCACCAACAGCGTATTCGAGAGAGTATTGCAGCGTAAGAGTAGTGTCAGTAGTTTGGTACAACAACCTGCCCGTAAACAGGCAGCTACAGCTTACACTGCCCCAGCCGATTTTAAGCCAAGCGATACAAGCAACCTGGCTGTCGGCATGAAGGTAGAACACCCTAAATTCGGATTTGGCGTAGTAACACTTGTAGATACTCAGGGCAACAGTACAAAAGCAACTATAAACTTCGACGAAGTAGGCGAAAAAACCCTGCTCCTGAGCTTCGCCAAGCTACGCATACATGAGTAATTAGGAATTAAGAATTAGAAATTACGAATTAAGAATTTAGAATAGTGGTTTAGCCGTTGGCGAAACTATAAAGGTAGTTTTACTCTCTTCGAACATTCATTTATACCTATTATTCGTAAATCTGATTTTTTAATTCGTAATTCGTAATTCATAATTCTTAATTAATAGAATGGAAGCAAGTACCTCCTTTAAACAAGAACTGTTGTTGCGCGAATATGGCCGCAACGTGCAGGATCTTGTAAACCATATACTGACCATACAAGATAGGGCCGAACGTACACGCCTTTCGCAGTTGCTGATAAACCTGATGGCCAAACTTAACCCGCAGCTCCGCGACACACAGGATTACCAGCAAAAACTCTGGAACCACCTGTTTGTAATGTCGGGCTCGCAACTGGACGTGGACTCTCCTTACCCGCTTAGCGCGATGGAGTACCTTAACGATAAGCCTCAGCGCATGCGCTACCCACTCGAAACGCCAAAGTACAAGCACTACGGCCAGAACGTGGAACTGCTGATACAGCGTGCAACCGAGCTGGAAGATGAAAAAGAGCGCGAATCAGCCATCATCTCCATCGGTAAACTGATGAAAACGCTGTACCGCTCTTACAACAAAGACAGCATAACAGACGATGTGATCCTGAGCGACATCCGCCAGTTATCGAAAGGTAAACTGAACATGGACCTGGCTTATATTGAGAGCAATAACCTGTTCGAGTCTAATGTAGGTGGCAGCAACAGGCAGGATAACCAGCAGCGTAGCCAGCAACAAAACCGCGGCGGCGGCGACCGCAACCGCAACAAGAATACAAGATCTTCCAATCAAAGAAATAAATAGTAAATGGCTTCATTTGAAGTAATTGGTGGTAACAAGTTAAAAGGCGAGATTATACCGCAGGGAGCAAAAAACGAAGCACTGCAGATTCTGTGTGCAGTACTCCTGACTTCCGAAACAGTTACCATTTCCAACATTCCTGACATACGGGATGTAAATAAGCTTATCGAATTGCTGCAGGGTTTAGGAGTAGCTGTTGAAAGAATAGCACCTGATACCTATACTTTCCGAGCTGATAATGTAGATCTGGATTACCTGGAAACAGATGCATTTGTAGCGCAAGGTCGTGCTATACGTGGCTCGGTAATGATTGTAGGCCCAATGCTGGCCCGCTTTGGTAAGTCTAAAATGCCTAAGCCGGGTGGCGATAAAATTGGCCGTCGCCGACTGGATACCCACTTTGAAGGTTTTGAGAAATTAGGTGCTAAGTTTACTTATAACGCTGCTGATAATTTCTTTATCGCAACTGCTGATAAATTGAAAGGTGCTTACATGCTGCTGGATGAGGCGTCGGTAACTGGTACAGCTAACATATTAATGGCTGCTGTACTGGCTGAAGGTACAACAACCATATACAATGCTGCCTGCGAGCCTTACGTGCAGCAGCTTTGCCGTATGCTTAACCGCATGGGCGCTAAGATTAGTGGCATCGGCTCTAACCTGCTGGTAATTGAGGGTGTGGAGAGATTAGGTGGTACTGAACACCGCATGCTGCCTGACATGATCGAGATCGGCTCGTTTATTGGCCTTGCTGCCATGACGGGTTCAGAGATAACTATAAAAGATTGCCAGATACCGGAACTTGGTTTGATTCCAGACACATTCCGACGCTTAGGTATAAAAATGGAGTTCCGTGGTGATGATATTCATATTCCGGCGCAGGACCATTATGAGATTGATACTTATATTGACGGCAGCATCCTGAACATATCAGATCATACCTGGCCGGGCTTAACTCCTGACCTGCTGAGTGTGGCGCTGGTAGTAGCAACGCAGGCAAAAGGTACGGCGCTTATCCATCAGAAAATGTTTGAGAGCCGCCTGTTCTTTGTTGACAAACTGATAGACATGGGTGCTCAGATCATACTTTGCGACCCGCACAGAGCTACGGTTATCGGCCATAACAACAACATTCCGTTACGCGGCATCCGCATGACCTCCCCGGATATTCGTGCCGGCGTGGCCCTGCTTATTGCAGCGCTTTCCGCAGAAGGTACCAGCATCATCGACAACGTAGAGCAGATCGACCGTGGTTACCAGAACATTGATGGCCGCCTAAATGCCATTGGCGCGCAGATAAGAAGGATATAAAGTATAGATTTATACTTATACAAAAAAAGAGCACCTGGAAATGGGTGCTCTTTTTTGTGGTGAGATTATAGTTTGTAGTTGTTATATTAGCTAAAACATATACGTTGGTTCATTTAACAATAGTAATTCCGGCAGGCTTTGGAAGTTACGTACATAGTGCAGATAAGCGTATGTTTTCGTTTATACTATAGTTAGCATTAATATATGACATATAAGTTCTATGCTTTTAGGGAAGACTTTGAAGAAATCGTAAGGTTCATTTACGGAGAATTAGGTCTTTCTGTATTCCAAAGCTATTCACAGCCTGAAAAGCCTTTGCAGGAATACGGAACTGCCGAACAACTTTTAACAGAACTAGAAACTGGACAAAATCAAATTCAACTTGCGCTTTGGAAAAAATCTTTCGGCTTTGATTATCGAATCAACAAAATTGACCTGAACCCAAAATACTGCAACGGTCATACCTTCAGATACAGAATTGACGGATGGGGATTGATTCATTTTCAAATAAGCGGACTAACGGGAGAGCGGCTAGAAACTTGCTCAATTTCCCACAACACGGAAAAGCGAGCAACTACATGGGAATCGACTAATCCCGATATTGGAAAAGTAAGTGAGGTAAATTGGGAGGAAGTAAACAAGACCTCCAGAAAACTAAAATATTTAATCAGTAAAAAGTTGGCCAAAACTAGAATCAATGAGATAGATACACTATCACAAGCAAAAGAATACTTAGAGTTGGCAAAAGCATAAAGAGAAATACTAATGCTAACAAGGTGTAAACGTCAGCTTCGGCCGACGGCCTCCGCCGCCGCTTACACTAGCCGTTAAAAAACTATTCACTATGCCCGACAACTATAACCTTAACCGTTTTTTAGAAGCCCAAGAAAGTACCTACCAGGCAGCATTGGCAGAAATCAGAAATGGGAGAAAGCGTAGCCATTGGATGTGGTTTATATTTCCGCAGTTGGCTGGTTTGGGTTTTACTGAAACATCTCAGTTCTACGCCATCAAAAGTATAGACGAAGCCACTGCCTATTTACACCACCCTGTTTTAGGGAAGCGCTTGTTAGAGATTACAGAAGCATTGCTAACTATAGAAGGCAAATCAGCAAACCAGATCTTCG of Pontibacter deserti contains these proteins:
- a CDS encoding DUF4290 domain-containing protein, with the protein product MEASTSFKQELLLREYGRNVQDLVNHILTIQDRAERTRLSQLLINLMAKLNPQLRDTQDYQQKLWNHLFVMSGSQLDVDSPYPLSAMEYLNDKPQRMRYPLETPKYKHYGQNVELLIQRATELEDEKERESAIISIGKLMKTLYRSYNKDSITDDVILSDIRQLSKGKLNMDLAYIESNNLFESNVGGSNRQDNQQRSQQQNRGGGDRNRNKNTRSSNQRNK
- the efp gene encoding elongation factor P → MATTADIKNGVVIEYNNDLYQVIDFQHVKPGKGPAFVRTKLRNVRSGKVVDNTFSAGHKITTARVEQRPHQFIYKDDMGYNFMDMNTFEQVTLNEAMVPFADLMKEGQEVTILFHAETETPLTCEIPPFVELTITYTEPGIKGDTATNASKPAIVETGATIQVPLFIGQDEKIKVDTRTYSYAERVK
- the accC gene encoding acetyl-CoA carboxylase biotin carboxylase subunit, which translates into the protein MFKKILIANRGEIALRIIRTCKEMGIKTVAVYSTADKESLHVRFADEAVCIGPAPSSQSYLNIPHIIAAAEITNADAIHPGYGFLSENAEFSRICAENNIKFIGASPEMINQMGDKASAKDTMKKAGVPTIPGSDGLLKNVEEGIKLAKKIKYPVIIKATAGGGGRGMRIIKEESEFEKMWNDARTEAAAAFGNDGIYLEKFIEEPRHIEIQLIGDQHGNVAHLSERDCSIQRRHQKLVEETPSPFITDKLREEMGQAAIAGAKAINYEGVGTIEFLVDKNRDFYFMEMNTRIQVEHPITEEVIDYDLIKEQIKVAAGEKITGKNYYPKMHAIECRINAEDPKNGFRPSPGRITNLHVPGGHGVRVDSHVYSGYSIPANYDSMIAKLIVSAQTREEALVKMKRALSEFVIEGIKTTVPFHLKLMDDEGFKAGNFTTAYLESFDFSKID
- a CDS encoding RNA polymerase sigma factor, encoding MQALHYSIPLDRQLPDAEVITKVLAGEKELYELLMRRHNQKLYRVIRSYLKNEREVEDAMQDTYLKAYEKLYQFRQDSQFSTWLIRIGINAALGKLRKYKQLAEAPSDLIDYDVLPSSETLPMDPENIIIRNEAKLLLEKAIDAIPEKYRIVYTLRELEDLSVQEVMNCLELSESNVKIRLHRAKALLKDNLYKLTQDKQVFEFGNKRCDALVHQVLKALP
- the accB gene encoding acetyl-CoA carboxylase biotin carboxyl carrier protein, which encodes MKAKEIQDLIDFIAKSGLNKVNIETEEFKISVQREPNQKVKYVSEPAHHAAPAAAPAQMAAPQAAPAPSAPAAPAAAPASEESKYVAIKAPMIGTFYRASSPEAPIFVNVGDEVKKGQVICIIEAMKLFNEIESEVSGKIVKVLVDNATPVEYDQPLFLVDPS
- a CDS encoding ATP-dependent helicase; translation: MDYISLLNESQRKAVLHTEGPAMIIAGAGSGKTRVLTYRIAHLISLGIDPFNILALTFTNKAAKEMRHRIEKVIGNEAKNIWMGTFHSVFSRILRAEADKIGYPKSFTIYDTDDSKTLIRNIVKEMNLDDKLYKPNVVLGRISSAKNKLISHKQYMSDPVIQADDEAAMRPKIGKIYEQYQNRCFKAGAMDFDDLLFQTNVLFRDHPDALNKYQNIFKFVMVDEYQDTNYSQYLITRKLAAQNRNIVVVGDDAQSIYAFRGADIQNILNFERDYPELEVFKLEQNYRSTKNIVHAANSVIKNNTAQLRKDVFTDNEQGPLIEVIKANSDNEEGKLVATTIFEEKMNNHLSYDDFAILYRTNAQSRAMEEALRRMNIKYKIVGGLSFYQRKEIKDLIAYLRLTVNPNDEQALRRVINYPKRGIGETTESKLFVTADEINHSVWEVVQNATEFLGNRVGTAIENFSLMIREFAIMAEQNDAFEVAKHVAKRSGIVDDLYQDKTVEGLARYENIQELLNGIKEYVDDPEKEDKSLSAFLQDIALITDADTKADDIGEHVTLMTIHSAKGLEFKNVFIVGMEENLFPSQMMLNSRADLEEERRLFYVAITRAEKKLYLTYATSRYQWGNLRACEKSRFLDEIDPKYLNFKYGDTGNVATNSVFERVLQRKSSVSSLVQQPARKQAATAYTAPADFKPSDTSNLAVGMKVEHPKFGFGVVTLVDTQGNSTKATINFDEVGEKTLLLSFAKLRIHE
- a CDS encoding ankyrin repeat domain-containing protein, whose protein sequence is MKKLLLLALFVFSAQLSPAQSKSTQKSGKAPVKKTATTKSATTKKKTTTTKTAPVTAKPVEKAPEKLIWRTPAMQEAMAFYTSLKYKEAHAKFKEAAAQGEPEALYFLGRMHQYRELKYDTVQIDTLAELQNRTKFFSANTDSASYYYERAIEENSPLGQLGMAELMILKSEEDKQNFLQKMRTAAVVIREKAVEGDAFSNRMLGSMYYTGYGEMKDLGYAFNYLNRAANKGDVVAYTYLANLYLDGEGVEKNNEKALFWLKKGVAAGDREALYTLGLLYEEGTIGEPNLGEARKLYRQAISKGSVSAYEQLRYMNQTPDQKLVIASITRNPEMLERALKNKADANTLAVPDDYEAEELGKRTPLMHTLYIPLLLEEFGVIYEPEVRPAMIGKLLKNGADVNAQDADGRTALHYTVAGARISNSQLFEQEQVQLLDTLLKYKADLNLKDKEGNTALTAALQSTNGQHIGIMELEKLLASGANPNLQNNEGKTPLMLACELNANFEIILALVQAGADPKLLDQSGKAAIDYTKQENVTNILMAAGSPQRKN
- a CDS encoding DUF3109 family protein codes for the protein MIVLQKTVISDDIRDNFFVCNLEKCKGACCVEGDLGAPLEESELAILAENYEHIKPYMTGAGKLAVEEQGLYITDFEGDFSTPTIENRECAYALYDEKGILKCAIEQAYYDGKISWKKPISCHLYPIRITKYDDFEALNYDRWSICAAACNFGQDLGVKVYQFLKEPLIRKYGEGWYNELTQLMEEEPEKV